A DNA window from Nitratidesulfovibrio sp. contains the following coding sequences:
- the ruvC gene encoding crossover junction endodeoxyribonuclease RuvC, translated as MTGGVTVIGIDPGSQCTGWGIVREASGVLTLVDCGAIRPKGDDFAARLGHLFRELHALVGRHAPDEAAIENVHAARNVATALKLGQARGVAVAACAAHGVVVADYQPTEIKKALVGTGGADKEQVSFMVARVLGVKGGWGLDTGDALAAAVCHLNARRLSRLAKLG; from the coding sequence ATCACTGGCGGCGTCACCGTCATCGGCATCGACCCCGGCTCGCAATGCACCGGCTGGGGGATAGTGCGCGAAGCGTCCGGCGTGCTCACCCTGGTGGACTGCGGGGCCATTCGCCCCAAGGGCGACGACTTTGCCGCGCGGCTGGGCCACCTGTTCCGCGAACTGCACGCCCTGGTGGGCCGCCATGCCCCGGACGAGGCCGCCATCGAGAACGTGCACGCCGCCCGCAACGTGGCCACCGCCCTCAAGCTGGGGCAGGCGCGCGGGGTGGCCGTGGCCGCCTGCGCCGCGCACGGGGTGGTCGTGGCCGACTACCAGCCCACGGAAATCAAGAAGGCCCTGGTGGGCACCGGCGGGGCGGACAAGGAGCAGGTAAGCTTCATGGTGGCACGGGTGCTGGGCGTGAAGGGGGGCTGGGGGCTGGATACCGGCGATGCGCTGGCTGCCGCCGTGTGCCACCTGAATGCCCGCAGGCTGTCCCGGCTGGCCAAGCTGGGCTGA
- the ruvB gene encoding Holliday junction branch migration DNA helicase RuvB, whose product MCPSICMDENVRPRSLDDFIGQNELRANLKVFVAAALERGQAMDHLLFYGNPGLGKTTLAQIIAAELGVNLVSTSGPVLERSGDLAAILTNLGRHDILFVDEIHRMPVAVEEVLYPALEDFKLDLVIGQGPGARTVKIDLEPFTLVGATTRIGLLSSPLRDRFGIISRLEFYTPADLARIVTRTARILGANLTSEGAVEIGRRSRGTPRIANRLLRRVRDFASVHGNGTITPEQASAALGRMDVDESGLDQMDRKLLSVLIEHFGGGPVGVKTLAVACSEEVRTIEDIYEPYLIQCGFLKRTPRGRVATAKAYRHLNLLA is encoded by the coding sequence ATCTGCCCATCCATCTGCATGGACGAGAACGTGCGGCCGCGCAGCCTGGACGACTTCATCGGGCAGAACGAGTTGCGGGCCAACCTCAAGGTTTTCGTGGCGGCGGCGCTGGAACGTGGCCAGGCCATGGACCATCTGCTGTTCTACGGCAACCCCGGCCTCGGCAAGACCACCCTGGCCCAGATCATCGCGGCGGAACTGGGGGTGAACCTGGTGTCCACCTCGGGCCCGGTGCTTGAGCGCAGCGGCGACCTTGCGGCCATCCTGACCAACCTCGGGCGGCATGACATCTTGTTTGTGGATGAAATCCACCGCATGCCCGTGGCGGTCGAGGAAGTGCTGTACCCCGCGCTGGAGGACTTCAAGCTCGATCTGGTCATCGGCCAGGGGCCGGGGGCGCGCACGGTGAAGATCGACCTCGAGCCGTTCACCCTGGTGGGGGCCACCACCCGCATCGGCCTGCTGTCGTCGCCCCTGCGCGACCGCTTCGGCATCATCAGCAGGCTGGAATTCTACACGCCCGCCGACCTCGCGCGCATCGTCACGCGCACGGCGCGCATCCTTGGGGCCAACCTGACCTCGGAAGGCGCCGTGGAAATAGGCCGTCGTTCGCGGGGCACCCCGCGCATCGCCAACCGGCTGCTGCGCCGGGTGCGCGATTTTGCCTCGGTGCACGGCAACGGCACCATCACCCCGGAGCAGGCCTCCGCCGCGCTGGGCCGCATGGACGTGGACGAGAGCGGACTGGACCAGATGGACCGCAAGCTGCTGTCCGTGCTCATCGAGCACTTCGGCGGCGGGCCGGTGGGGGTGAAGACCCTGGCCGTGGCCTGTTCCGAAGAGGTGCGCACCATAGAAGACATTTACGAACCGTACCTGATCCAGTGCGGCTTTCTGAAGCGCACGCCGCGTGGCCGCGTGGCCACGGCCAAGGCTTACCGGCACCTGAACCTGCTGGCCTGA
- a CDS encoding YcaO-like family protein, whose protein sequence is MIKLSPCPKGYTKDQDKATSPVETVRRVRQRLASLDVDILAETRRVDVDRLGIPVFLSMCGADAKRVMPTRKQMGKGASVEQAEASALMELMERYSFFTFWRDMPGMVEATWSEAQARFGDALLPVQEIAKSVHDPIAPQDAVRALDLIRWKFFPATVIPRDGTEGREVWLPLDWFKKLGEFNGSSAGNTEEESILQGACELVERHVCCVIDQTMPELPTIDISPDGSIDDAVLRDLLDRFARHGVQVALKDFSLGLPVPTVGAVAWDPATFPVRSEIVYTAGTAATPAKAAVRALTEIAQLAGDFITGACYEASGLPKYERLEDIEWLRRGPVVPLSSLPGVESDDILRELTTLSDGLAQQGYTLLSISTRNPDADVATHYNIVPGFRFRERDKNASIGLFVGRILSEEADVETALHGLEVLAELYPGAHFVPFFRGMLALRAEALDEARHWFETSEPLQPDADARGLAAFYGAYVHTLAQDWAAALPGLDRAVTACPEMKEYFNLRGVCHFKLGDYAKAAANFESVLRLDKGSVIDLANLGLCHKFLGDADTAAHLLEAALEIDPSLDFARTHLAELQAQTG, encoded by the coding sequence ATGATCAAGCTCTCTCCCTGCCCCAAGGGCTATACCAAGGACCAGGACAAGGCCACCTCGCCGGTGGAAACCGTGCGCCGCGTACGCCAGCGCCTTGCCAGCCTCGACGTGGACATCCTTGCTGAAACCCGCCGCGTGGACGTGGACCGGCTGGGCATTCCCGTGTTTCTCAGCATGTGCGGGGCCGACGCCAAACGCGTCATGCCCACCCGCAAGCAGATGGGCAAAGGCGCGTCCGTGGAGCAGGCCGAGGCATCGGCCCTGATGGAGCTGATGGAGCGCTACAGCTTCTTCACCTTCTGGCGCGACATGCCCGGCATGGTCGAGGCCACCTGGAGCGAGGCGCAGGCCCGCTTCGGCGATGCCCTGCTGCCGGTGCAGGAAATCGCCAAATCAGTACACGACCCCATCGCCCCGCAGGATGCCGTGCGCGCCCTGGACCTGATCCGCTGGAAGTTCTTTCCGGCCACGGTCATCCCGCGCGACGGCACCGAAGGCCGAGAGGTGTGGCTGCCGCTGGACTGGTTCAAGAAGCTGGGCGAGTTCAACGGCTCGTCGGCGGGCAACACCGAAGAGGAATCCATTCTTCAGGGCGCCTGCGAACTGGTGGAGCGCCACGTGTGCTGCGTCATCGACCAGACCATGCCCGAACTGCCCACCATCGACATTTCTCCCGACGGCTCCATCGACGATGCCGTGCTGCGCGACCTGCTGGACCGCTTTGCCCGGCACGGCGTGCAGGTGGCGCTGAAGGACTTTTCGCTGGGCCTGCCCGTGCCCACCGTGGGCGCCGTGGCCTGGGACCCGGCCACCTTCCCGGTGCGCTCCGAGATCGTGTACACTGCGGGCACCGCCGCCACCCCGGCCAAGGCCGCCGTGCGCGCCCTGACAGAAATCGCCCAGCTCGCGGGCGACTTCATCACCGGCGCCTGCTACGAGGCATCCGGCCTGCCCAAATACGAACGGCTGGAAGACATCGAATGGCTGCGGCGCGGCCCCGTGGTGCCGCTGTCCTCGCTGCCCGGCGTGGAGTCGGATGACATCCTGCGCGAGCTCACCACCCTGTCCGACGGCCTTGCGCAGCAGGGCTACACCCTGTTGTCCATCTCTACCCGCAACCCCGACGCGGACGTGGCCACCCACTACAACATCGTGCCGGGGTTCCGCTTTCGCGAACGGGACAAGAACGCCTCCATCGGCCTCTTCGTCGGGCGCATCCTGAGCGAGGAAGCCGATGTCGAAACCGCCCTGCACGGCCTTGAGGTGCTGGCGGAACTGTACCCCGGGGCGCATTTCGTGCCGTTCTTCCGGGGCATGCTGGCCTTGCGCGCCGAAGCCCTGGACGAGGCGCGCCACTGGTTCGAAACCAGCGAGCCCCTGCAACCCGACGCCGACGCGCGTGGCCTTGCCGCCTTCTACGGCGCCTACGTGCATACCCTGGCCCAGGACTGGGCCGCCGCCCTGCCCGGCCTGGACCGCGCCGTGACCGCCTGCCCGGAAATGAAGGAATACTTCAACCTGCGCGGCGTGTGCCACTTCAAGCTCGGCGACTACGCCAAGGCCGCCGCCAACTTCGAAAGCGTGCTGCGCCTGGACAAGGGCTCGGTCATCGACCTCGCCAACCTGGGCCTGTGCCACAAGTTCCTCGGCGATGCCGACACGGCAGCACACCTGCTGGAAGCCGCCCTCGAAATCGATCCCTCCCTCGACTTCGCCCGTACCCATCTTGCGGAGTTGCAGGCCCAGACAGGGTAG
- a CDS encoding AMP-binding protein translates to MTYTTKFTARDYKEFCATFRIDAPETFNFAFDVLDPIAASDPGRLCIAHVDDAGVRRDYTFAWMAEASAKLANALRLQGIRKGDRVMLVLYRRIEFWVSMLALHRLGAVAIPAPAQLTPKDIVFRVERAKTRCVIVDHSITDRVEAARPDCPGLAVCVQVGGDGLPRGWVDYDTIFTPAEAKFPRPESPLEFAGGEDPLLIFFSSGTTGMPKMVEHVHTYPLGHLLTGVYWHDLVPGDLHLTLADTGWGKAVWGKFYGQWMAGASVFVYDFRGKFEPAALLGVLADHAVTTFCAPPTVYRFLVRQDLSAYDLSKLRHCTTAGELLNDSVFHDWKAATGLEIHEGYGQTETTLQIATLPCMAPKAGSIGRPMPGWDVVLQDAAGNVCPPGEEGEICVRVAEGLPVGLFRGYLEEPEKTASVMFGGYYHTGDKAWMDEDGYYWFLGRVDDLIKSSGYRIGPFEVESALVAHPAVVEAAVTGVPDPLRGQAVKATVVLAAGYTASPELTKELQDHVKKVTAPYKYPRIIDYVAELPKTISGKIKRAEIRERDQQAGGTSA, encoded by the coding sequence ATGACCTACACGACAAAATTCACCGCCAGGGATTACAAGGAATTCTGCGCCACGTTTCGCATCGACGCCCCGGAGACCTTCAATTTCGCCTTCGACGTGCTGGACCCCATCGCGGCGTCCGATCCGGGGCGGCTGTGCATCGCCCATGTGGATGATGCGGGCGTGCGGCGCGACTACACCTTTGCCTGGATGGCCGAGGCCTCTGCCAAGCTGGCCAACGCGTTGCGCCTGCAAGGCATCCGCAAGGGCGACCGGGTGATGCTGGTGCTGTACCGGCGCATCGAGTTCTGGGTGTCCATGCTGGCCCTGCACCGCCTTGGCGCGGTGGCCATTCCCGCCCCGGCACAGCTCACCCCCAAGGACATCGTGTTCCGCGTGGAGCGTGCCAAGACCCGGTGCGTCATCGTCGATCACTCCATTACCGACCGCGTTGAGGCCGCCCGGCCAGACTGTCCCGGCCTTGCCGTGTGCGTGCAGGTGGGGGGCGATGGGCTGCCGCGCGGCTGGGTGGACTACGACACCATCTTCACCCCGGCGGAGGCCAAGTTTCCCCGCCCGGAAAGTCCGCTGGAATTCGCGGGCGGCGAAGACCCGTTGCTGATCTTCTTTTCGTCCGGCACCACGGGCATGCCCAAGATGGTGGAGCACGTGCACACCTATCCGCTGGGCCATCTGCTGACCGGCGTGTACTGGCACGACCTGGTACCCGGCGACCTGCACCTGACCCTGGCCGACACCGGCTGGGGCAAGGCGGTGTGGGGCAAGTTCTACGGCCAGTGGATGGCCGGGGCATCGGTGTTCGTGTACGACTTCCGGGGCAAGTTCGAACCGGCGGCCCTGCTGGGCGTGCTGGCCGACCACGCCGTGACCACCTTTTGCGCGCCGCCCACCGTGTACCGCTTTCTGGTGCGGCAGGACCTGTCCGCCTACGACCTGTCGAAGCTGCGCCACTGCACCACGGCGGGCGAACTGCTGAACGACAGCGTGTTCCACGACTGGAAGGCCGCCACCGGCCTTGAAATCCATGAAGGCTACGGCCAGACCGAAACCACCCTGCAAATAGCCACGCTGCCGTGCATGGCGCCCAAGGCCGGTTCCATCGGTCGCCCCATGCCCGGCTGGGACGTGGTGCTGCAAGACGCGGCGGGCAACGTCTGCCCCCCCGGCGAAGAGGGCGAAATCTGCGTGCGCGTGGCCGAGGGGCTGCCCGTGGGGTTGTTCCGGGGCTATCTGGAAGAGCCGGAAAAGACCGCCTCGGTCATGTTCGGCGGTTACTACCACACCGGCGACAAGGCCTGGATGGACGAAGACGGCTACTACTGGTTCCTGGGGCGCGTGGATGACCTGATCAAGAGTTCCGGCTACCGCATCGGACCGTTCGAGGTGGAAAGCGCCCTCGTGGCCCACCCCGCCGTGGTGGAGGCCGCCGTGACCGGCGTGCCCGACCCCCTGCGCGGGCAGGCCGTGAAGGCCACCGTGGTGCTGGCCGCTGGCTACACCGCCTCGCCCGAACTGACCAAGGAGCTTCAGGACCACGTGAAGAAGGTGACCGCGCCGTACAAGTACCCGCGCATCATCGACTACGTGGCCGAGCTGCCCAAGACCATCAGCGGCAAGATCAAGCGCGCCGAAATCCGCGAACGCGACCAGCAGGCCGGTGGGACTTCGGCGTAG
- a CDS encoding XRE family transcriptional regulator, with the protein MQQPPYKEIAPRLAGLRDACGFSQQELADKVGVTADEVARFESGEVEIPVSFLTDVARECGVDLTALISGGDAHLHGYSLVRKGEGLSVQRRKDYDYWNLASRFTNRRMEPFLVRVPPKEEKDLVFNYHRGQEFIYILEGRLEIWLNDARHVLGAGDSLYFSSRIPHALRGLDGADAVFLDVIS; encoded by the coding sequence ATGCAACAACCGCCCTACAAGGAGATCGCGCCACGCCTGGCCGGGCTGCGCGACGCCTGCGGCTTCTCGCAGCAGGAACTGGCGGACAAGGTGGGCGTCACTGCGGACGAGGTGGCCCGCTTCGAAAGCGGCGAGGTGGAGATACCGGTGAGCTTTCTCACCGACGTGGCCCGTGAATGCGGCGTTGACCTGACCGCGCTGATTTCTGGCGGTGACGCCCACCTGCACGGCTACAGCCTGGTGCGCAAGGGCGAGGGCCTTTCGGTGCAGCGCCGCAAGGACTACGACTACTGGAACCTTGCCTCGCGCTTCACCAACCGCCGCATGGAGCCGTTTCTGGTGCGCGTGCCGCCCAAGGAAGAGAAGGACCTGGTGTTCAACTACCACCGGGGCCAGGAATTCATCTACATCCTGGAAGGCCGCCTGGAGATTTGGCTGAACGACGCGCGGCACGTGCTGGGCGCGGGCGACAGCCTGTACTTCAGTTCGCGCATCCCGCACGCCCTGCGCGGCCTTGACGGCGCGGACGCGGTGTTTCTCGACGTAATTAGCTAG
- the dnaA gene encoding chromosomal replication initiator protein DnaA, which yields MISIWGQIQNILEKSLNPGLFKVWISPLAAEIQDDVLRLVAPNEFVAAWVRDRLLDDIVQAATAVLGSAPTVVVDAAPHGAGTLSPRTGRAGASASGAAPDVEAADGTQALPVPAAQISQAVQAVAARSVSGIAARAAHTAHAAQLGLPLDIPAPNRALNWRFSFDSFVVGPNNELAYAASRGICRETLSADTLFLSSGPGLGKTHLMQAVGRALCDVSNRATPRVEYLTAEEFATRLIAALKAREVDRFKARYRDVDVLLLEDVHFLQGKERMQDEVLATVKALKSRGSRVVLSSSFAARDLKNLDTQLVSRFCSGFLAHIDKPGFETRRRILCEKARLHQVMLPDNVTDLLADHIRTDVRQIESCLHNLVLKAKLLNRQISMEMAWEVLGHYAQQEVVMDFEGIVRKVCEGFGISPKQLNSRSRKREYVVARNSVFYLARKHTDLSLKEIGDRFSRRHSTVLKGITSIEREMSRETPLGRQVTNTLSLIERNGRITYT from the coding sequence ATGATTTCAATTTGGGGCCAAATTCAGAATATTCTAGAAAAGAGTCTCAATCCGGGGCTCTTCAAGGTCTGGATCTCACCGTTGGCGGCAGAGATTCAGGACGACGTGCTGCGCCTGGTGGCTCCCAACGAATTCGTTGCGGCCTGGGTCCGCGACCGGCTGCTGGATGACATCGTGCAGGCGGCCACCGCCGTGCTGGGCAGTGCCCCCACCGTGGTGGTGGATGCCGCGCCGCATGGCGCGGGCACCTTGTCGCCGCGCACGGGCCGCGCTGGTGCCTCCGCATCCGGTGCCGCACCGGACGTGGAGGCCGCAGACGGCACGCAGGCCCTGCCTGTGCCCGCAGCCCAGATTTCCCAGGCCGTTCAGGCCGTGGCCGCGCGTTCCGTGTCCGGTATCGCCGCGCGTGCCGCCCACACCGCCCACGCCGCACAACTGGGCCTGCCGCTGGACATACCCGCCCCGAACCGCGCCCTGAACTGGCGCTTTTCATTCGACTCGTTCGTGGTGGGACCCAACAACGAACTGGCCTATGCGGCCTCGCGCGGCATCTGCCGCGAAACCCTTTCCGCCGATACGCTGTTTCTCAGTTCCGGCCCGGGCCTTGGCAAGACGCACCTGATGCAGGCCGTGGGCCGCGCCCTGTGCGACGTGAGCAACCGCGCCACGCCGCGCGTGGAGTACCTGACCGCAGAAGAATTCGCCACCCGGCTCATCGCCGCCCTGAAGGCGCGGGAAGTGGACCGCTTCAAGGCCCGCTACCGTGACGTGGACGTGCTGCTGCTGGAGGACGTGCATTTCCTGCAGGGCAAGGAGCGCATGCAGGACGAGGTGCTGGCCACGGTGAAGGCGTTGAAGTCGCGCGGCAGCCGCGTGGTGCTGTCCAGTTCGTTCGCCGCGCGCGATCTCAAGAATCTCGATACCCAGTTGGTCTCGCGGTTCTGCTCCGGCTTTCTCGCGCACATCGACAAGCCCGGCTTCGAAACGCGCCGCCGCATCCTGTGCGAAAAGGCCCGCCTGCATCAGGTGATGCTGCCTGACAACGTCACCGACCTTCTGGCCGACCACATCCGCACCGACGTGCGCCAGATCGAAAGCTGCCTGCACAACCTGGTGCTGAAGGCCAAGCTGCTGAACCGTCAGATTTCCATGGAGATGGCCTGGGAAGTGCTTGGCCACTACGCCCAGCAGGAAGTGGTCATGGACTTCGAGGGCATTGTGCGCAAGGTGTGCGAAGGCTTCGGCATCTCGCCCAAGCAGCTCAATTCGCGCAGCCGCAAGCGTGAATACGTGGTTGCCCGCAACTCCGTGTTCTACCTGGCCCGCAAGCACACCGACCTTTCGCTGAAGGAAATCGGCGACCGGTTCAGCCGCCGCCACTCCACGGTGCTGAAGGGCATTACCTCCATCGAGCGCGAGATGAGCCGCGAAACGCCGTTGGGCCGCCAGGTGACCAACACGCTGTCGCTCATCGAACGCAACGGCCGAATTACCTACACCTAA
- a CDS encoding diguanylate cyclase encodes MPLPARPFSPFTRFRQHAEHTPIRLLLLTLLLLLPCVLYAADRYADMWAAHALDDMVAEARVRLTLRQRTVNDEFELAFAGLRRLPDLLALDDRIRDEVAPRPEAAPPPTPAHTPAARRAPLNAFLKTFAETMGLHIAWLMDHSGTCIATSNYEAAESLLGTNYADRAYFIAAMSGERGRQFAVGRMSSIPGFFFASPVRQYGAVLGVVAVKTDLPTLSRRLRLDAAFITDEQGVVVLANDKAHIFHALPDAPVRDMPVSARILRYKREAFPELSLRPFVVRGINEKHGLTLIGDATRPALLGVTHRPQDGLSLHVAEEVGEALTLEDRRQVRFHFTALSGLAMLGTLLSAIIYTLRNLSQLRIIEGSNLALTHLNEELRRMAERDHLTGCFNRRRLDEAMNAELARSARSGHPLALAMLDLDHFKAVNDRYGHGVGDAMLAHVTEIIRNQLREPDLLARVGGEEFALLLPDTGEGEAVALLERVRRKVEETPLPHADGPIPMTVSAGVAEARPEIEPGRWMHEADAAMYMAKRCGRNRTVRATQVPDDALAGGEAPPHCEFLSENGSGGESGNP; translated from the coding sequence ATGCCCTTGCCTGCCCGCCCGTTCTCGCCCTTTACGCGGTTCCGCCAACACGCGGAACACACCCCCATCCGCTTGCTGCTGCTGACGCTGCTGCTGCTGCTGCCCTGCGTGCTCTATGCGGCCGACAGGTACGCGGACATGTGGGCGGCCCACGCCCTGGACGACATGGTGGCCGAGGCCCGGGTGCGGCTGACCCTGCGCCAGCGCACGGTGAACGACGAATTCGAGCTGGCCTTTGCCGGGCTGCGCCGCCTGCCGGACCTGCTGGCCCTGGACGACCGGATACGCGACGAGGTGGCCCCCCGCCCCGAAGCGGCTCCGCCACCCACCCCGGCCCACACCCCCGCCGCACGGCGCGCCCCCCTCAACGCCTTCCTGAAGACCTTTGCCGAAACCATGGGCCTGCACATCGCCTGGCTTATGGACCATTCCGGCACGTGCATCGCCACCAGCAACTACGAAGCGGCAGAGAGCCTGCTGGGCACCAACTACGCCGACCGCGCCTACTTCATCGCCGCCATGTCCGGCGAGCGCGGCCGCCAGTTCGCCGTGGGGCGCATGTCCAGCATACCGGGGTTCTTCTTTGCCTCTCCGGTACGCCAGTACGGCGCGGTGCTGGGCGTGGTGGCCGTGAAGACCGACCTGCCCACCCTTTCGCGCCGGCTGCGCCTGGACGCCGCCTTCATCACCGATGAACAGGGTGTGGTGGTGCTGGCCAACGACAAGGCGCACATCTTTCACGCCCTGCCGGATGCCCCGGTGCGCGACATGCCCGTTTCGGCGCGCATCCTGCGCTACAAGCGCGAGGCATTTCCCGAACTGTCGCTGCGCCCCTTCGTGGTGCGGGGCATCAACGAAAAGCACGGCCTGACACTCATCGGCGATGCCACGCGCCCTGCCCTGCTGGGGGTAACCCACCGGCCCCAGGACGGCCTTTCGCTGCACGTGGCCGAAGAGGTGGGCGAGGCCCTGACCTTGGAAGACAGGCGGCAGGTGCGCTTCCACTTCACGGCGCTGAGCGGGCTTGCCATGCTGGGCACCCTGCTTTCCGCCATCATCTACACCCTGCGCAACCTCTCGCAGTTGCGCATCATCGAGGGCAGCAACCTGGCCCTCACCCACCTGAACGAGGAACTGCGGCGCATGGCGGAACGCGACCACCTGACCGGGTGCTTCAACCGGCGGCGCCTGGACGAGGCCATGAACGCGGAACTGGCCCGCAGCGCGCGCAGCGGGCACCCGCTGGCCCTGGCCATGCTGGACCTTGATCACTTCAAGGCGGTGAATGACCGTTACGGCCACGGCGTGGGCGACGCCATGCTGGCCCACGTGACCGAGATCATCCGCAACCAGTTGCGCGAACCCGACCTGCTGGCCCGCGTGGGCGGCGAGGAATTCGCCCTGCTGCTGCCCGACACGGGCGAGGGCGAGGCGGTTGCCCTGCTGGAACGGGTGCGCCGCAAGGTGGAGGAAACGCCCCTGCCCCATGCCGATGGCCCCATCCCCATGACGGTCAGCGCGGGCGTGGCCGAGGCACGGCCCGAGATAGAGCCGGGCCGCTGGATGCACGAGGCGGACGCCGCCATGTACATGGCCAAGCGCTGTGGCCGCAACCGCACCGTGCGCGCCACGCAGGTGCCGGACGACGCCCTGGCGGGCGGCGAGGCACCGCCACACTGCGAGTTTTTGAGCGAAAACGGGAGCGGGGGCGAAAGCGGGAACCCCTGA
- the ruvA gene encoding Holliday junction branch migration protein RuvA, with translation MIAYVEGRVAEISGNACVVVTEGGVGYEVHLPAHTLSRLPERGGQVAFHVRTEVREDALELFGFSTWDERQTFMVLTTISKVGARTALAILSQFRPDDLRRLVVEDDVLALTRVSGIGKKTAQHIFLELKYKLKVEDLPAGMVLAGGTAPGGVFRDALAGLGNLGYLEDEAAPVLKDALKAEPDLDVAGALRAALKALARGR, from the coding sequence ATGATCGCGTATGTCGAAGGCCGCGTTGCCGAAATCTCGGGCAATGCCTGCGTGGTGGTGACGGAAGGGGGCGTGGGGTACGAAGTGCATCTGCCCGCGCACACCCTGTCGCGCCTGCCGGAACGGGGCGGGCAGGTGGCCTTTCACGTGCGGACGGAGGTGCGCGAGGACGCCCTGGAACTGTTCGGCTTCTCCACCTGGGACGAGCGGCAGACCTTCATGGTGCTCACCACCATCAGCAAGGTGGGGGCGCGCACGGCCCTGGCCATCCTTTCGCAGTTCCGCCCCGACGATCTGCGCCGCCTGGTGGTGGAGGACGACGTACTGGCGCTGACGCGGGTGTCCGGCATCGGCAAGAAGACCGCGCAGCACATCTTTCTGGAACTGAAGTACAAACTGAAGGTCGAGGACCTGCCCGCAGGCATGGTGCTGGCGGGCGGCACCGCGCCGGGCGGGGTGTTCCGCGACGCGCTGGCCGGGCTCGGCAACCTTGGGTACCTCGAGGACGAGGCTGCCCCGGTGCTGAAGGACGCGCTGAAGGCCGAACCCGACCTTGACGTGGCCGGTGCGCTGCGCGCCGCACTGAAGGCCTTGGCGAGGGGACGCTGA
- the thyX gene encoding FAD-dependent thymidylate synthase codes for MSKTTLRVELLAHTPEPLSLIYAAFRQCYHTGFVADMWPRLLSGEIAREKQAQFVASVMESGHASPVEHVSFTFAAEGVSRALTHQLVRHRIASYSQQSQRYVDGSNFDYVLPPAIARNPQALARFERCMAEIGDAYRDIKALLEADGRAGAKSNEDARFVLPQAAETRIVLTMNCRSLLNFFEHRCCLRAQWEIRAMADAMLDLCRGVLPELFAVAGAKCERLGYCPEGERFTCGRYPLRQP; via the coding sequence ATGTCCAAGACGACGCTGCGGGTCGAACTGCTGGCCCATACCCCGGAACCGCTTTCGCTCATCTATGCCGCCTTTCGCCAGTGCTACCATACCGGGTTCGTGGCCGACATGTGGCCGCGCCTGCTGTCCGGCGAGATCGCGCGCGAGAAGCAGGCCCAGTTCGTGGCCTCGGTGATGGAATCCGGCCATGCCAGCCCGGTGGAGCACGTCAGCTTCACCTTCGCGGCGGAAGGGGTGTCCCGCGCGCTGACCCACCAGTTGGTGCGCCACCGCATTGCCTCGTACTCGCAGCAGAGCCAGCGCTACGTGGACGGCAGCAACTTCGACTACGTGCTGCCCCCGGCCATTGCCCGCAACCCGCAGGCCCTGGCCCGCTTCGAGCGGTGCATGGCCGAGATCGGCGATGCCTACCGCGACATCAAGGCCCTGCTGGAGGCCGATGGCCGGGCCGGTGCCAAGTCCAACGAGGATGCCCGCTTCGTGCTGCCCCAGGCGGCGGAGACGCGCATCGTGCTGACCATGAACTGCCGCAGCCTGCTCAACTTCTTCGAGCATCGCTGCTGCCTGCGCGCCCAGTGGGAGATTCGGGCCATGGCCGACGCCATGCTGGACCTGTGCCGTGGCGTGCTGCCCGAACTGTTCGCTGTGGCCGGGGCCAAGTGCGAGCGGTTGGGCTACTGCCCCGAGGGCGAACGGTTCACCTGCGGCCGGTATCCCCTGCGCCAGCCCTGA